The region gtgaaatgaatggtgtgttgacaaaaggtggaaagaaatatttcatgacgttaattgatgactccactagatactgccgtgtgtatcttctaaaatctaaggatgaggctttgaaccttttcaagatctataaagctgaagtgggaaaccaacttgatcgaaaaatcaagaggcttaggtccgaccgcggtggagagtatttttccaatgaatttgatactttttgtgcggaacatggtataatccatgagaggacgcctccctactcacctcagtcaaatggggtggccgaaaggaagaaccgtactctaactgatttggttaacgccatgttagacacatcgggtctctccaaggcatggtggggggaggcaatattgactgcatgtcatgtcctaaaccgagttcccacaaagaacaaagagataactccattcgaggaatgggagaagaaaatgttaaagctctcttatctacgaacctggggttgtttggcgaaagtcaatgtgccaattccaaagaagcggaagctgggacccaaaactgtggattgtgttttcctgggatatgcttttcatagcattggctatagattcttggttgtaaaatctaaggtacctgacatgcatgtcggtacgatcatggagtcgaatgatgcgactttctttgaagatatctttcccatgaaggatatggctacctcatctaatcaggagatgcctagttcatcgaatcaggaactagttacaattaccgaacctgccattttgatggaacactttgaaagtcctgtggaggagaacaatgaagttcctattaggagcaagagacagaggactgcaaagtcctttggtgatgattttcttgtgtatctcatagatgacactcctagttctatttcagaggcctatgcatctgaagatgctgactactggaaggaagcgattcgtagcgagatggattccatcttggcgaatgaaacctgggagataattgatcgtccttatgggtgcaaacctataggatacaaatgtgtattcaagaagaagcttaggcctgatggtactattgaaaagtacaaggctcggctcgtggctaagggttatacccaaaaggaaggtgaagacttctttgatacttactcacctgtggctcgactgaccactattcgagttctactttcactagctgcctcacatggtcttctcgttcatcaaatggatgttaagactgctttcttaaatggagagttggatgaggaaatttatatggaacaaccagatgggtttgtaatagatggtcaggaagggaaagtgttcaagttgctgaagtctttctaTGGAATCAAGAAAGCacgcaaacagtggcatgagaagttcgaaagaactttaacaactgcaggctttgttgtgaacgaagctgacaaatgtgtgtactatcgccatggtgggggcgaggaagttatgctttgcttgtatgttgatgacatactgattttcggaacaaatctgaatgttattaaggaggtcaaggatttcctatctcgctgttttgagatgaaggatttaggagtggctgatgtcattctgaacatcaagttgttgagagatgatgatggtgggattacattacttcaatctcactatgtggagaagatcttgagtcgctttggctacagtgactgcaagccatctccaacaccatatgatgctagtgtgttgctacgAAAGAATcagagaattgctagagaccaattgaaatattcacagattattggctcgcttatgtacttagcaagtgctacaagacctgacatctcttttgctgttagcaaactgagtcggtttgtttcaaaaccaggagatgtgcattggaaagctctagagagagttttgcgttatttgaaaggcactgcgaattatggaattcactacactgggcatccaaaggtgcttgaagggtatagtgactcaaactggatctcagatgctgatgagataaaggccacgagcgattatgtattcactcatgaagGTGGcgatgtttcttggaagtcttgcaagcagaccatcttaacgaggtcaacaatggaagcagaactcacaacattagatacagctacggtcgaagcagattggcttcgtcggctcttgaatgacttgccggttgttgagaaacctgtaccgggtgtccttatgaactgcgacaatcaaaatgtgaccacgaaagtgagcagctcaaaggataacatgaagtcatcaagacacgttcagagaaggttaaagtctgtcaggaaaatgaaaaactccggagttattgcattggattatatccaaacgtctaaaaatctggcagatccttttactaagggtctatcacgtaatgtgatagacaaTGCATCGAGGGAAATGGGTAtgggacccacaatatgagttgttcacagtggtaacctattctttgcgatcggagatcccgtgaattagatgtggaagacaagctgttggtcaactgagaggagagtatccttactattaaaataccactccatgaagatgcaataccctcctaatctgcatggcaagttgatgtatatcttaatgtgttctaagtggcttatttaagcaaagatgttatcctgcagaacatcttttgaagaacacacctatatgagtctgattatcaaacgtcgcagtctatgagagtagggttctctctagtaaactcatgaaaggtcacggaatatgacgcataagctccagccGCGggaaagacccacggtagccacgtatcggtcaaggctttatatgaaactagattcgcagaaaaacttgcagttcaaggcccagtccactgttcaagttgcttactagtgtagcatagagttctaggtggaagttcaacttaacagtctccactgcagtaccggtatataaaacagtgttttggaaccaaaggaaaattttgtgtgcctctgggatctggtgggggattgctggaatttttgcctacttgggcctagcccaatagcagtttcagaaattcctaataaattctagaggcccacgcagcccattcgtgcaaggcaagaggtggaactaaaagtttagtcccaccttgctagtttagagggagttggacctctttataagggaggctccttccccacttgtatgagcatgagaacaagagggacatccacgcgcgctcctccttcgccggccgcctcgccacacctcgtcacgacgcgccgcgggttgcgggaatgagccgagcggatgtctaaatttttgccacgcactacgggtatatgaAAGGTCACTCGGAAGCTGAAACATTTTTTCTGTAGTGGGCACTGAATCCGAACGGCGCCCCCCTTCGgctgctgcctgttcgtttcgtctccctcgttctcttcagctcccagcgcagcctctcgcctccttctcttgcgcctataaaagggaggtcgctcctctcagagagacgcaccagaatctcttcctcctctcgccacaagttcctgaacactgcgctgctgctacgttcttcctcatcccggcttgcggcgtgcaccgcacgtcgggacagtaggcctccgagaccgcaccttttgagtcatgtacgggagaagggtgataaggtttttggggagcgctcagcgcgactactggctgcttcatcacggacgatccggtcgccgacgactactcccccgacgatgacttcttccccgacgtccacgacctcctcaacgacatgacaggcgaggacaccgaccccaagtccagcgcttctgctgctgctgtgccgtacgtgttcttctcctttctgttagaagtcctgctacagttccttcttctagtgtttgccctgaatatgttagactctatttcatatatgcaacttgctatactgtctgctcaagatatgtttagttacggttcatatatgaagatgttgtttaccttctctttgtcaaatcgcatggcttgttttatcactgctacactagtcatgctttatctactatttctgttaataaaatcactcggtaaattgctcatattttcaacagtACCAAGCAATTGTAGAATATCGGTACACGCCTATAGCACGGACAAAACGAAATCATtccttgttgttgcacttgctacatGCAGGCCTGGAAAGACAATACGGGCGAGTGCTTCCATCCATTACATGCTTTTCATGATTCCACATTTGAAAACTTCTATTTAAATGATTCAAACAAATCCGAATTCTTTTGTTGATTTCCACGGATATGAGTCTCCGCTCGCTTTGCCGTGTGCCGTGCACCAGCACCAATATAAGTACATCCAGCTCGATTGCTGTCATGAATGTGATGCGGGAGAATGGAGAAGGAGAGAGCGAGGTTAGGTACCAGTGGGGCCAATCAAAGCGAGGTTAGCATCCCATTCTTTGTGCGTGGTAAGGGAGGTATGGAGCATCAATGAACATATTATTGGCAACGGTGTTTAAGCAACGTGTGCCTTTCAATGATTCGTTGCCAAAAGAAGACACCTACGGGCACTCCATCGCCATGATTCCCGAAGCGAGCACAGCACAGCACACGGCGGCCCGACCGGACCGATCGCGGGCATATATTTCACGGTGCAGCAGTCTAAACTGTGTCCCCGACCAGGAAGCTCGCGATGGAGCCGACGGAGGACATCGAGTTCCTCTGGAAATGGCGCAAGTACCTGCTGCTGCTCGCCACGCTGGTTGCCAGCGTCACCTACGGCGTCGGTCTCAACCCGCCCGGCGGCGTGTGGTCCCAGGACCAGGAGGGGGGCACCAGCAACGCCCGGGAGCACCGCGGCGGCGCCGTCCAGCCCCCGGCGCCAGCGCCAGCGGTGTACCCGAACCGCGTGGGTGACCCGGTGCTCGTGTCGACCTACATGCGCCGCTACACTGCCTTCTTCTACTGCAACGCCGCGGCCTTCGTTGCGTCTCTGGTCATCATCATGTTCTTGCTGGACCGGCGCATCAGCGGCAACCGCGTCGGCCTCACTGTGCTCCGCTCCGCCATGCTGCTCGACCTGCTCGCCCTCATGGCCGCCTTCGCCGCAGGGAGCTGCCGCGACGTCGTCGCGTCCATCTACGTCTCCGCGCTcttcgccgtcgtcttcgtctacGTCGCCCTCCACGTCGGCgtggcctccgcctcctccggttCCAGCCTGCTACTTCTACTCGGGAGGAAGGCGCCCGACTCGTGTCCCTGGGACGCGGAGGAGAACAAGTACATCAGGGAGCGCCGCAAATTCCTCTTCCTCCTGGCCACCTTCGCGACGTCGCTGACGTACGCGGCGGGGCTGGCGCCGCCGGGAGGCTTCTGGACCAAGACCgtggccggacaccgcgccggcgcCCCGCTGCTCCACGACGGGCGCTACAAGATCCGCTACCACGCCTTCTTCTACGCCAACGCCACCTCCTTCGTCGCCTCCCTCGCCATCATCATGCTGCTCATGAGCAGGACGCTGAGGGACCGCCTCGCCCGGTCTTACGCGCTGCTTGTGTGCGTCCTGGTTGAGCTGCTCGGCCTCATGGCCGCCTACGCCGCCGGCAGCTGCAGATGGCCCACCACGACCGTGTACGTCTTCTCCCTTGTCGGCGCCGTGCTCCTGTACATTCTGCTGCAGATGGCCATCGCCGTGTTCGCCATGGACAAGTTCAAGAAATGGCGAGAAGCCATCTGTAATATAGTGACGACGTGCGCAGGCAAATCGGGGCCAAAGCAAGAGTAAGCGTAGTTAATATTATTATGTGCTACTCCGCTACGTGTTTCATTTTGCTAACAAACTCTCTATGTCTACGGTAATACACTACTTATTCATAATTTCATATTCTATATAGGATAGTGAAGCAAAAACGAGACAAGAAAACCAACTTCGACAATGGTCCAGAAGACAAGGTGGAGGCGTCGCGGTCCCTTGTTCTGCTGCTGGCGACCCTGGCGGCGACGGTGACCTACCAGGCTGGGCTGAGCCCGCCCGGCGGCGTCTGGCCGGAAGACGACGACCAAGGCCGCACGCATCACGTCCCGGGGAACCCAGTTCTCCACGACATGCACTCCAAGAGGTACAAGGCGTTCTACCACTGCAACACGGCGGCATTCGTGGCGTCGgtggtcgtcatcatcatcgtccagAGCAAGCAGCTGAGCGCCGTCGGACGTGCCGCACTCAAGACGGCCATGATACTGGATCTGTTCAGCCTCATGGGCGCCTACGTTGCCGGGAGCTGCCGGGACAGAATCACCACCATCTACGTcgccgccctcgccgtcgccgtctTTGTCTACTCCATCGCCAAAGTCGTGGCGTTCACAGCTCAGGGGCGCCAGACCATGCCGATTGAATGTATGAAGCGCTTGTCGGGGAGGCTTTCACGGTTTCTCAAACTCTCCTCCGACGAGACGCCCCGGCCAGGAGGAGCAGAACCAGCGACACAAGGTCTCCCTGCCGTTGACGCTAGCCACCATCCGGACGAGCCGTCCTCGCAAGGAGGAGAAGACACACCTCAAGTTCATGGTCCTGCTGGCCTCCTTACCGACGACCTTTCTAGCATTCAAGGTCCGTACCAGAGCAAATACCTATCCTCATTCGCTTTAACgtttattgtagatgttcatatattTCACTATAAATTAAGTCAAACATTCACTTATAAATAACTAACACACTGTATACTCTAGAACGGGGCTGCTCACATGTGCAGCGAATTTAAGTTACCTGTAAAGGTCTCACCACGAGAGTggcgttttggctcctaggtgcatatgcacccattgtcgaaatccaaattcctagaagttgaaaaattcgaaacaaaaatcccgcgtgtatatccggacattttatgtgcgttcacaaggtttcggtgaaaaacgacgttttttgtggcttgtgtaaaaaagacaatttctgatgcttcattctaactattcacgaggcatttctttatcttttttacacaagccacaaaaaacgtcgtttttcactgaaaccttgtgaacgcacataaaatgtccggatatacacgcgggatttttgtttCGAATTTTTTAACTTCTCGGAATTTggatttcgacaatgggtgcatatgcacctaggagccaaaggcaattaccgtCTCACCACCTCTTTTTAAAGGAGGGAAGGACAGGGTGTGTATGCATGCCTCTGCTATTCCAGTGAAAAAGTTTCTACCTCCGATCCACTTTATTTGACAATAAATTAgtacaaattgttgctaatttcgtACTCCCACCGTTCCATATTAAGTGTATTTAATATGGAATGGAGGAAGTACAATTTTATACTAAATCATCCACAGTTGATATGGATAGGAGGGAGTAGCATTTTTTTCCTAGTCATTTATAGATGCTTCATATATTATAAATCAAAGAATTATTTGTTGATGTTTTTATATATATGGACCTGAGGATACTCTTTTCGAACAAGAGTATTATTGAATATACTTTATATTCATTTAATTTTTACGGTTCAAGACATTGGTTGAAATAAATTTCACTTGCAATTTATTCTTGAAGAAACTCAGCCAGGCTCTGCGTCCGAAGGAAAGCATACTCTTGAAGAAAACCTCGAGAACAAGCATGTTATTCTTGAGAAAAAAAGCCTCGAGAGGAAGCGCAAGTTCTTGCTACAGCTCGCCATCCTCGCCGCTACCGTCACGTACCAGACCGGGCTGAACCCGCCGGGTGGGTTTTGGACGGAAAGCAATGGGGTCAGGAAGGTCACCGCCGGTGACCCAATCCTGCTCGACTACTACGGGGTCAGGTACCAAGTGTTCTTCTACTGTAACGCGACGGGGTTCATGGCTTCCGTTGCCGTCATTCTCCTCTTGGTGAACCAGACGCTGTCGAAGCAGGGCATTCGGAGCAACGCGCTCCACGTCTGCGTCATGATCGGGCTTCTAGGCCTCATGGGTGCCTATGCCACCGGCAGCTGCCGAAAGTTGCGCACCTCCATCTATGTCTTTGCGCTCGTCGCTGCGGTGATCGCCTTCCTCATCCTGGAGATCCTGTTCTACGT is a window of Triticum dicoccoides isolate Atlit2015 ecotype Zavitan chromosome 2B, WEW_v2.0, whole genome shotgun sequence DNA encoding:
- the LOC119365839 gene encoding uncharacterized protein LOC119365839; the encoded protein is MEPTEDIEFLWKWRKYLLLLATLVASVTYGVGLNPPGGVWSQDQEGGTSNAREHRGGAVQPPAPAPAVYPNRVGDPVLVSTYMRRYTAFFYCNAAAFVASLVIIMFLLDRRISGNRVGLTVLRSAMLLDLLALMAAFAAGSCRDVVASIYVSALFAVVFVYVALHVGVASASSGSSLLLLLGRKAPDSCPWDAEENKYIRERRKFLFLLATFATSLTYAAGLAPPGGFWTKTVAGHRAGAPLLHDGRYKIRYHAFFYANATSFVASLAIIMLLMSRTLRDRLARSYALLVCVLVELLGLMAAYAAGSCRWPTTTVYVFSLVGAVLLYILLQMAIAVFAMDKFKKWREAICNIVTTCAGKSGPKQEIVKQKRDKKTNFDNGPEDKVEASRSLVLLLATLAATVTYQAGLSPPGGVWPEDDDQGRTHHVPGNPVLHDMHSKRYKAFYHCNTAAFVASVVVIIIVQSKQLSAVGRAALKTAMILDLFSLMGAYVAGSCRDRITTIYVAALAVAVFVYSIAKVVAFTAQGRQTMPIECMKRLSGRLSRFLKLSSDETPRPGGAEPATQGLPAVDASHHPDEPSSQGGEDTPQVHGPAGLLTDDLSSIQETQPGSASEGKHTLEENLENKHVILEKKSLERKRKFLLQLAILAATVTYQTGLNPPGGFWTESNGVRKVTAGDPILLDYYGVRYQVFFYCNATGFMASVAVILLLVNQTLSKQGIRSNALHVCVMIGLLGLMGAYATGSCRKLRTSIYVFALVAAVIAFLILEILFYVYADRRNLSEQPWVPQCLQRLLKPLSSAPMGPDDENDKDKVSASKRLQQKRRRVKYEKRKSLMLLGILAASVTYQAGLAPPGGTWGDDDNASSPSPSPSPSSLSPSPSAAYISVAGNPILLNTNAERYQAFFYCNATSFVASVVVIMLVLLRTVKKKRGAPLWAMQTAVVLDMLGLLSAYAAGSCRDWETSGYVIALVAVVVVFITIYVLLSFDAVLGKAKQLTVWKYFSDKKEKLLKYLGRSNDPPGCPVPVTRV